One genomic window of Ornithorhynchus anatinus isolate Pmale09 chromosome 10, mOrnAna1.pri.v4, whole genome shotgun sequence includes the following:
- the RACGAP1 gene encoding rac GTPase-activating protein 1, with product METAMLNLRNLFEQLVRQAEILNEGNELQFIQLAKNFEDFRRKWQRTELELGKYKDLLMKAETERSALDVKLKHARNQVDVEIKRRQRAEADCEKLERQIQLIRELLMCDGACSIQLSEEQKSALAFLNRSQPPRGSTGNKRLSTIDESGSILSDISFDKTDESLDWDSSLGKTLRLKKREKRRSNSRQFIEGPPGPAKKNRSIGSTLDQGNESIVAKTTVTVPSDGGPIEAVSTIETVPYWTRSRRKSGALQPWSSDSTLGSRQPESRPETESSGTPQGTGGIRLHEFVSKTVIKPESCVPCGKRIKFGKMSLKCRDCRVVTHPECRERCPLPCIPTLLGTPVRIGEGTLADFVSVTSPMIPSIVVHCVNEIEQRGLTETGLYRVSGCDRTVKELKEKFLRAKTVPLLSKVDDIHAICGLLKDFLRNLKEPLLTFRLNRTFMEAAEISDEDNSVAAMYQAISELPQPNRDTLAFLIIHLKRVAQSPHTKMDIANLAKVFGPTIVAHAVPNPDPMTILQDTKRQPKVVERLLALPLEYWSQFMMVEQENVDPMHVIENSNAFSTPKTPDVKVSILGPLTTPEQQLLKTPSSSSLSQKVRSTLSRNTPKFGSKSKSATNLGRQGNFFASPMLK from the exons ATGGAGACGGCAATGCTGAATCTGCGGAATCTGTTTGAGCAGCTCGTGCGCCAGGCGGAGATCCTCAATGAGGGGAACGAACTCC AGTTCATCCAGCTGGCCAAGAACTTCGAGGATTTCCGCAGGAAGTGGCAGAGGACGGAGCTCGAGCTGGGCAAGTACAAGGACCTGCTGATGAAGGCGGAGACGGAGCGTAGCGCCCTGGACGTGAAGCTGAAACACGCCCGCAACCAGGTGGACGTGGAGATCAAAAGGCGGCAGCGGGCCGAGGCCGACTGCGAGAAGCTG GAGCGGCAGATTCAGCTGATCCGGGAGCTGCTCATGTGTGATGGGGCTTGCAGCATCCAGCTGAGTGAGGAGCAGAAGTCGGCCTTGGCGTTCCTCAATCGGAGCCAACCTCCCCGGGGCAGCACTGGCAACAAAAG ACTGTCCACCATCGACGAGTCGGGCTCCATCCTCTCCGACATCAGCTTTGACAAGACTGATGAATCGCTG GACTGGGACTCCTCTCTGGGGAAGACTTTGAGGCTGAAGAAACGAGAGAAAAGG CGCTCCAACAGCCGACAGTTTATCGAGGGCCCGCCGGGACCGGCGAAGAAAAACCGGTCTATTGGTTCCACGTTGGATCAG gggAATGAGTCCATTGTGGCCAAAACCACAGTCACGGTCCCCAGCGACGGCGGCCCCATTGAGGCGGTGTCCACCATCGAGACTGTGCCCTACTGGaccagaagcaggaggaaatcgG GCGCCCTGCAACCCTGGAGCAGCGATTCCACCCTGGGTAGCCGGCAGCCCGAGTCCAGACCTGAGACGGAGAGCTCGGGGACCCCCCAGGGCACCGGAGGCATCCGCCTGCACGAATTCGTCTCCAAGACG GTTATCAAACCGGAGTCCTGCGTGCCCTGCGGAAAGCGGATCAAGTTCGGGAAAATGTCCCTGAAGTGCCGGGACTGCCGGGTGGTGACCCATCCGGAATGTCGGGAACGCTGTCCCCTGCCCTGCATTCCCACGCTGCTGGGCACCCCCGTCCGCATCGGAGAG GGCACTCTGGCCGACTTCGTATCCGTCACATCTCCCATGATCCCCTCCATCGTCGTGCACTGCGTGAACGAGATCGAGCAACGGGGACTGACGGAG ACGGGCCTGTATCGCGTCTCGGGCTGCGACCGGACGGTCAAGGAGCTGAAGGAGAAGTTTCTCCGCGCCAAGACCGTGCCCCTGCTCAGCAAGGTGGATGACATCCACGCCATATGTGGCCTCCTCAAGGACTTCCTGAGGAACCTGAAAGAGCCCCTGCTGACCTTCCGGCTGAACCGCACCTTCATGGAGGCGGCAG AAATCTCGGATGAGGACAACAGTGTGGCGGCCATGTACCAGGCCATCAGCGAGCTGCCCCAGCCCAACAGGGACACTCTGGCTTTCCTGATCATTCACCTGAAACG AGTGGCCCAAAGCCCGCACACTAAAATGGACATCGCCAACCTGGCCAAAGTCTTTGGCCCGACCATCGTGGCCCACGCGGTGCCCAATCCTGACCCCATGACCATCCTGCAGGACACCAAGCGGCAACCCAAG GTGGTGGAGCGCCTGCTGGCACTGCCCCTGGAGTACTGGAGCCAGTTCATGATGGTGGAGCAGGAGAACGTCGACCCGATGCACGTCATCGAGAACTCCAATGCCTTCTCCACCCCGAAAACCCCGGATGTTAAAG TGAGCATCCTGGGCCCGCTGACCACTCCAGAGCAGCAGCTGCTCAAAACGCCTTCGTCCAGCTCCCTGTCGCAGAAAGTGCGCTCGACGCTCAGCAGAAACACCCCCAA GTTTGGGAGCAAGAGCAAGTCGGCCACCAACCTGGGGCGCCAAGGCAACTTCTTCGCCTCCCCCATGCTCAAGTGA